One genomic region from Glaciimonas sp. PAMC28666 encodes:
- a CDS encoding efflux RND transporter permease subunit produces the protein MNISLPFIQRPIATTLLTIGIALAGLVAFRMLPVSPLPQVDFPTISISASLPGASPETMAATVATPLERALGSIAGVTEMTSSSSLNSSRITLQFDLSRDIDGAARDVQAALNAARNLLPTGMPSSPTYRKVNPADAPVMILSLTSDSMTQGQIYDAADTILAQKLSQVEGIGSVSVGGSSQPAVRIELNPTALNKYGIGSADVRTAVAATNANRPKGILEDGDRNWQIYANDQAKTAAEYMPLVVSYRNGAPIRVQDVATVVDSVADLRNAGSANGKPAILVILSRQPGANIIQTVDNVRALLPQLQASIPSAINLDVAMDRTPTIRASLVDTEHTLLISIALVIMVVFMFLRNARAALIPTVAVPISLIGTFGIMYLLGYSLDNLSLMALTIATGFVVDDAIVVLENVSRHVEEGMTPYDAAIKGAREVGFTVLSMSISLIAVFIPILLMGGIVGRLFREFAVTLSAAILVSLLVSLTTTPMMCARLLKYEPNRKQGRFFNATERIFDAMLRGYKRSLTWALRFAPLMILILIGTVALNIHLYKIIPKGFFPQQDTGRLIGGIQGDQAISFQAMKVKLNTFVAIVQKDPAVQNVIAFTGGSRRNSGTMFITLKPLSERKLSADLVIARLRGKLSHVPGANLFLQSVQDIRVGGRSSDAQYQYTLQSDDINQLRLWEPKIRAALDALPELADVNTDQNDKGLQTSLAIDRETAIRTGITPQLIDSSLNDLFGQRQISTIYSGMNQYHVVMEASPEYWQSPEILHKTYVSITPKSANLSPTTSALGTPPALTANGQLASNSSLAQTLSTAVEAQVPLSSFATFKATNTALSVNHQSQFIASTISFNLPPGKSLSEATLAINNAMSRLGVPTSVHGTFAGTANVFQSSLNSQPLLILTALLAVYIVLGILYESYIHPLTILSTLPSAGVGALLALLLTKTDFSLIALIGVILLIGIVKKNAIMMIDFALDAERNRGLSPRDAIFEACLLRFRPIMMTTMAAMLGAIPLALGRGDGAELRTPLGISIVGGLIVSQLLTLYTTPVVYLYLDSFSNWWKEKFKRADHETDGESAHV, from the coding sequence GCGCTGGCCGGTCTGGTGGCATTTCGGATGCTGCCGGTGTCACCGTTACCGCAAGTCGACTTCCCGACCATTTCGATTTCGGCTTCGCTGCCCGGTGCCAGTCCGGAAACGATGGCCGCGACCGTCGCGACGCCGCTCGAACGGGCATTGGGTTCGATTGCGGGCGTCACCGAGATGACTTCGTCGAGCTCGCTCAACTCCTCGCGGATCACCTTGCAGTTCGATTTGAGTCGCGATATCGACGGTGCCGCACGGGATGTACAGGCGGCGCTGAATGCTGCCCGCAATCTGTTGCCAACCGGTATGCCAAGCAGCCCCACTTATCGCAAAGTGAATCCAGCCGACGCGCCGGTCATGATCTTATCGTTGACCTCGGACAGCATGACGCAGGGCCAGATTTACGATGCTGCCGATACCATATTGGCGCAAAAATTATCGCAGGTTGAGGGTATCGGCAGTGTCAGCGTCGGCGGAAGCTCGCAACCGGCAGTGCGGATTGAACTCAATCCAACTGCGCTTAACAAGTACGGCATAGGCAGTGCTGACGTTCGCACCGCCGTCGCGGCGACCAACGCCAATCGCCCGAAAGGCATCCTTGAAGACGGCGACAGAAACTGGCAGATCTACGCGAATGATCAGGCCAAAACCGCCGCTGAATACATGCCGTTAGTGGTGTCATATCGCAACGGTGCGCCAATTCGAGTGCAAGATGTTGCCACCGTCGTGGACTCGGTGGCCGACTTACGCAATGCCGGTTCTGCGAATGGAAAGCCGGCAATCCTGGTGATTTTGAGTCGCCAGCCGGGCGCGAATATTATTCAGACGGTGGATAACGTACGCGCTTTGTTACCGCAATTGCAGGCTTCGATTCCATCTGCCATCAATCTCGACGTCGCGATGGACCGGACCCCGACGATTCGCGCCTCACTGGTTGACACAGAACATACGCTGCTGATCTCGATTGCTCTGGTGATCATGGTGGTCTTTATGTTCCTGCGCAATGCGCGTGCTGCGCTGATTCCTACGGTGGCCGTGCCGATCTCCTTGATCGGTACCTTTGGCATCATGTATTTACTCGGCTACAGCCTGGACAATTTATCCTTGATGGCACTCACGATTGCGACCGGGTTCGTGGTCGATGATGCAATCGTGGTACTGGAAAACGTTTCCAGACACGTTGAAGAAGGTATGACGCCGTACGACGCCGCCATCAAAGGGGCACGTGAAGTGGGCTTTACCGTGCTATCGATGAGTATTTCACTGATCGCAGTGTTCATACCGATTCTGCTGATGGGAGGTATCGTTGGTCGTTTATTCCGTGAATTCGCAGTGACGCTGTCAGCGGCGATTCTGGTGTCACTATTGGTGTCATTAACGACCACGCCAATGATGTGCGCGCGCCTGCTGAAATATGAGCCCAACCGCAAGCAGGGTCGCTTTTTCAATGCCACCGAACGGATTTTTGACGCCATGTTGCGCGGCTATAAGCGCTCGCTCACATGGGCATTACGCTTTGCACCGCTGATGATACTGATCCTCATCGGAACCGTCGCATTGAATATTCATCTATACAAGATCATACCGAAAGGTTTCTTCCCACAGCAGGATACGGGACGTTTGATTGGCGGGATTCAAGGCGATCAGGCGATCTCTTTCCAGGCCATGAAAGTCAAACTGAATACCTTCGTGGCGATCGTTCAAAAAGATCCTGCGGTGCAAAACGTGATTGCGTTCACAGGCGGCAGCCGCCGCAATAGCGGTACGATGTTTATCACGCTCAAGCCGCTCTCGGAACGCAAGTTATCGGCCGATCTTGTGATTGCCCGGTTACGAGGCAAACTCAGTCACGTTCCCGGCGCGAACCTGTTCTTGCAATCGGTGCAGGATATTCGCGTCGGCGGACGCTCCAGCGATGCGCAATATCAATACACACTACAATCGGATGACATCAATCAGTTGCGTCTTTGGGAACCGAAAATACGGGCAGCGCTAGATGCGCTGCCGGAACTTGCCGACGTCAATACTGATCAAAACGATAAAGGCCTGCAAACTTCTCTGGCGATCGACCGTGAGACTGCAATCAGAACCGGGATAACCCCGCAGCTGATTGATTCTTCGCTGAACGATCTGTTCGGACAACGTCAGATTTCGACGATCTACAGTGGGATGAATCAATATCACGTGGTGATGGAAGCATCGCCAGAGTACTGGCAGAGTCCGGAAATTCTGCACAAAACATACGTCAGTATCACACCAAAAAGTGCCAATCTGTCACCAACGACGTCGGCGTTGGGAACCCCGCCAGCACTGACTGCGAACGGTCAGCTGGCGTCAAATTCATCGCTGGCGCAGACACTATCCACTGCGGTCGAAGCGCAAGTGCCGCTGTCTTCCTTCGCGACTTTCAAAGCCACCAATACGGCATTGTCAGTCAATCATCAGAGCCAGTTTATTGCCTCCACAATTTCTTTTAACTTGCCGCCGGGAAAGTCATTGTCAGAAGCAACGTTAGCCATTAACAATGCCATGAGCAGGCTGGGCGTCCCCACTTCCGTACATGGTACTTTTGCTGGCACGGCAAATGTGTTTCAGTCCTCTTTGAATAGTCAACCATTACTGATCTTAACGGCGTTGCTGGCGGTGTATATCGTGTTGGGGATATTGTATGAAAGCTATATCCATCCGCTTACCATTCTGTCCACTTTGCCGTCGGCAGGCGTAGGGGCATTGCTCGCTTTGTTGCTCACTAAAACAGATTTCAGTTTAATCGCGCTGATCGGCGTGATTCTGCTGATCGGGATCGTCAAGAAAAATGCGATCATGATGATTGACTTTGCCCTCGATGCTGAGCGTAATCGCGGCCTTTCCCCGCGCGATGCAATCTTCGAAGCCTGCTTGTTACGCTTCCGCCCTATCATGATGACCACGATGGCGGCGATGCTGGGCGCAATCCCGCTGGCGCTCGGTCGTGGCGATGGCGCTGAGCTACGCACACCGCTTGGAATTTCGATCGTCGGCGGTCTGATCGTCAGTCAGCTCCTGACCTTGTACACAACACCGGTCGTTTATCTCTATCTGGATAGCTTCAGTAATTGGTGGAAAGAAAAATTCAAACGTGCCGACCATGAGACTGATGGCGAAAGCGCCCATGTTTAA